A genomic window from Salvelinus alpinus chromosome 10, SLU_Salpinus.1, whole genome shotgun sequence includes:
- the atp7b gene encoding copper-transporting ATPase 2 isoform X4 yields the protein MTGVCSIAVSLKEEQGTVTFDPSLTQPEELRAAIEDMGFGASLIESGSAETLPTLPLQRPKTPLSPHSPRMAHSSSGSTKTSINGSSGSTKTSINGSSGSTKMATAGEEGKVQKCFIRVTGMTCASCVANIERNLVKHRGVISVLVALMAGKAEVKYDPGIVDAKRITQLIEGLGFGATLIEDNAVMDGKLDLSVTGMTCASCVHNIESKLTSTKGILEASVALATNKAQIKFDPEVLGARDIIRMIEGLGFGASLMKAEGFGNNLDHGEEIQQWKNSFLFSLVFGVPVMGLMIYMMVMDSQHGEHGGSMPGEQNLLPGLSLLNLAFFLLCTPVQIFGGRYFYIQAYRSLRHRTANMDVLIVLATSIAYIYSVVVLIVAMAERANQSPVTFFDTPPMLFVFIALGRWLEHIAKSKTSEALAKLMSLQATDATVVTLGPDHSILSEEQVPVELVQRGDIVKVVPGGKFPVDGKVIEGSSMADESLITGEPMPVSKKRGSSVIAGSINAHGSLLVQATHVGADTTLCQIVKLVEEAQTSKAPIQQFADRLSGYFVPFIVIVSVLTLLVWLVIGFVNFHVVKEYFPGYDENIPKTDVIVRFAFQASITVLSIACPCSLGLATPTAVMVGTGVGAQNGILIKGGEPLEMAHKIGAVMFDKTGTITNGVPRVTRVLVLWERARLPLRKVLALVGTAEASSEHPLGMAVAKHCKEELETDALGSCKDFQSVPGCGISCKVSNIEEVLLEGDQDSCHTQVTLQGATTDESSLVGDTVSVSGASASPSYSVLIGNREWIRRNGLHIGADVDDAMSSHETKGQTAILVAIDGVLCAMLAIADTVKTESALAVHTLLSMGIEVVMITGDNRRTAKAIATQVGIRKVFAEVLPSHKVAKVQELQERGLRVAMVGDGVNDSPALARADVGIAIGTGTDVAIEAADVVLIRNDLLDVVACIELSKKTVRRIRINFVFALIYNLVGIPIAAGVFLPAGLVLQPWMGSAAMAASSVSVVISSLLLKLYKKTSIETYEFRAQGNMKSLSPSQVSTHVGLDDRRRTPPSLRGAWERLSQGSRLSLPNSLSSQPASRGPSTPSLQDRRSLLDHEKEVGLVV from the exons ATGACTGGGGTGTGTTCTATAGCGGTGTCATTAAAGGAGGAACAGGGAACCGTCACCTTTGACCCCAGTCTGACTCAGCCAGAGGAATTAAGGGCAGCCATTGAAGACATGGGATTTGGTGCTTCACTCATAG AATCTGGTTCTGCAGAAACTCTACCAACCCTTCCCCTTCAAAGACCAAAGACTCCCCTTTCCCCCCACTCCCCCAGAATGGCTCACAGTAGCTCTGGCTCTACCAAGACTTCCATTAACGGTAGCTCTGGCTCTACCAAGACTTCCATTAACGGTAGCTCTGGCTCTACCAAGATGGCCACTGCCGGTGAGGAGGGGAAGGTTCAGAAGTGCTTCATCCGTGTGACAGGCATGACCTGTGCCTCCTGTGTGGCCAACATTGAGAGGAACTTAGTCAAACACAGAG gtgtcaTCTCAGTGCTGGTTGCCCTCATGGCTGGTAAGGCGGAGGTGAAGTATGACCCTGGTATTGTGGATGCCAAGCGGATAACACAGCTCATAGAGGGTCTAGGCTTCGGTGCCACACTGATAGAGGACAATGCTGTTATGGACGGGAAACTGGACCTCTCT GTAACTGGGATGACATGTGCGTCGTGTGTCCATAACATTGAGTCCAAACTCACTAGTACCAAAGGGATTCTAGAAGCCTCAGTTGCACTGGCAACTAACAAAGCCCAGATCAAGTTTGACCCAGAAGTGCTTGGAGCTCGTGACATCATCAGAATGATTGAG GGGCTAGGCTTTGGGGCGTCTCTAATGAAAGCTGAAGGCTTTGGGAACAACCTGGATCATGGGGAAGAGATTCAACA gtggaaGAACTCGTTCCTGTTCAGTCTGGTGTTTGGGGTGCCAGTGATGGGCTTGATGATCTACATGATGGTGATGGACAGTCAGCACGGGGAACACGGTGGCTCTATGCCCGGGGAGCAGAACCTTCTCCCAGGCCTCTCCCTCCTCAACCTGGCCTTCTTCCTGCTCTGTACACCTGTCCAG ATCTTTGGGGGTCGTTATTTCTACATCCAGGCGTACCGCTCGTTGAGACACCGCACGGCTAACATGGACGTCCTCATCGTCCTGGCAACCTCCATCGCCTACATCTACTCAGTTGTGGTCCTCATCGTGGCGATGGCAGAGAGAGCCAATCAGAGCCCTGTCACCTTCTTTGACACCCCGCCCATGCTCTTCGTCTTCATCGCCCTGGGCCGGTGGCTGGAGCACATAGCAAAG AGCAAGACATCTGAAGCATTGGCCAAGCTGATGTCACTGCAGGCTACTGATGCCACTGTGGTCACGTTAGGTCCTGACCACTCCATCCTCAG tgaggaGCAGGTGCCGGTGGAGCTGGTCCAGAGAGGAGACATAGTGAAGGTGGTGCCTGGGGGAAAGTTCCCTGTGGACGGGAAGGTGATCGAGGGAAGCTCCATGGCAGATGAGTCCCTCATCACAG GTGAGCCCATGCCTGTGAGTAAGAAGCGCGGCAGTTCAGTGATAGCTGGCTCCATCAACGCCCACGGATCTCTACTGGTGCAGGCCACCCACGTAGGAGCAGACACCACCCTCTGTCAGATAGTCAAACTAGTGGAGGAGGCACAGACATCCAAG GCTCCCATCCAGCAGTTTGCAGACAGACTGAGTGGCTACTTTGTACCCTTCATAGTCATTGTCTCAGTGCTAACACTGCTGGTCTGGCTGGTGATCGGCTTTGTCAACTTCCACGTTGTGAAGGAGTACTTTCCT GGTTACGATGAGAACATCCCCAAGACAGATGTTATTGTCCGCTTCGCCTTCCAGGCCTCCATCACAGTCCTGTCCATCGCCTGCCCCTGCTCTCTGGGCCTGGCGACCCCGACAGCTGTCATGGTGGGCACGGGGGTCGGAGCCCAGAACGGCATCCTCATCAAGGGAGGCGAACCGCTGGAGATGGCCCACAAG ATCGGTGCGGTGATGTTTGATAAGACGGGCACCATCACTAACGGCGTCCCGCGGGTGACGAGGGTGTTGGTGCTGTGGGAGAGGGCACGGCTGCCCCTGCGTAAGGTCCTGGCACTGGTGGGCACAGCGGAGGCCAGCAGTGAACACCCGCTGGGGATGGCTGTGGCCAAGCACTGCAAAGAG gagctggaaacagaTGCTCTGGGTTCCTGTAAGGACTTCCAGTCGGTGCCAGGCTGTGGGATCAGCTGTAAGGTGTCTAACATTGAGGAGGTACTGCTGGAGGGTGACCAGGACTCCTGTCATACCCAGGTCACACTGCAGGGGGCCACGACTGATGAGAGCAGCCTGGTCGGCGATACTGTGTCAGTGTCAG GTGCCTCTGCTAGCCCCTCCTATTCGGTCCTGATCGGGAACAGAGAGTGGATAAGGCGGAACGGGCTTCATATAGGAGCTGATGTGGATGACGCCATGTCCAGCCACGAGACCAAGGGGCAGACAGCCATCCTGGTAGCTATAGATG GTGTACTGTGTGCCATGCTGGCCATAGCagacacagtgaagacagagTCTGCCCTGGCTGTCCATACTTTACTCAGCATGGGGATAGAGGTGGTCATGATCACTGGGGACAACAGACGTACTGCTAAGGCTATAGCCACACAG gTGGGCATCAGGAAGGTATTTGCGGAGGTGCTGCCGTCCCACAAGGTGGCCAAGGtgcaggagctgcaggagagggGTCTGAGGGTGGCCATGGTGGGTGACGGGGTCAACGACTCGCCCGCCCTCGCCCGCGCCGACGTGGGCATCGCCATAGGGACGGGCACAGACGTGGCCATAGAGGCAGCTGACGTGGTGCTGATCAGG AATGATCTGTTAGACGTGGTGGCCTGTATTGAACTGTCCAAGAAGACTGTTCGGAGGATACGCATCAACTTTGTCTTCGCTCTCATTTACAACCTGGTAGGGATTCCCATCGCCGCAG GTGTGTTTCTGCCCGCTGGCCTGGTCCTACAGCCATGGATGGGTTCAGCAGCCATGGCTGCTTCCTCTGTGTCTGTGGTCATCTCTTCCCTGCTGTTAAAACT GTATAAGAAGACGTCAATCGAGACGTATGAGTTCCGGGCCCAGGGGAACATGAAGAGCCTGAGCCCCAGCCAGGTGAGCACCCACGTGGGTCTGGACGACCGGCGacgcacccctccctccctccgcggAGCCTGGGAGCGCCTGAGCCAGGGCAGCCGCCTCTCCCTGCCCAACTCCCTCTCCAGCCAGCCGGCCAGCCGAGGtccatccaccccctctctccaggACCGCCGCTCCCTGCTGGACCACGAGAAGGAAGTGGGCCTCGTAGTGTAG
- the atp7b gene encoding copper-transporting ATPase 2 isoform X3: MFSQNPISSLTKYVSKPSVVGQVEVCMVECQSPCAVRTAVPDGQTADHGRVANQADLKEKMCPCEAWCSQKRTYENLAYEPGSQSELYPQPKALSRAVFQLSGLTPKSSIQAIESHVASLKGVVSVNFSVASGLAQVDYNASSVSTRELSLEIQAMGYGVVDVAGEEVTKIGETEATESLTRIGVKGMTCQSCVRSIEGRIGTLPGVLHIKVSLSDQEAVVRFQPHTVTSEEVKEQIENMGFGATLTNKDTSIDCGQGETHASSSILDSLTQTSVIGIVGMTCNSCVQSIEGKISEMTGVCSIAVSLKEEQGTVTFDPSLTQPEELRAAIEDMGFGASLIESGSAETLPTLPLQRPKTPLSPHSPRMAHSSSGSTKTSINGSSGSTKTSINGSSGSTKMATAGEEGKVQKCFIRVTGMTCASCVANIERNLVKHRGVISVLVALMAGKAEVKYDPGIVDAKRITQLIEGLGFGATLIEDNAVMDGKLDLSVTGMTCASCVHNIESKLTSTKGILEASVALATNKAQIKFDPEVLGARDIIRMIEGLGFGASLMKAEGFGNNLDHGEEIQQWKNSFLFSLVFGVPVMGLMIYMMVMDSQHGEHGGSMPGEQNLLPGLSLLNLAFFLLCTPVQIFGGRYFYIQAYRSLRHRTANMDVLIVLATSIAYIYSVVVLIVAMAERANQSPVTFFDTPPMLFVFIALGRWLEHIAKSKTSEALAKLMSLQATDATVVTLGPDHSILSEEQVPVELVQRGDIVKVVPGGKFPVDGKVIEGSSMADESLITGEPMPVSKKRGSSVIAGSINAHGSLLVQATHVGADTTLCQIVKLVEEAQTSKAPIQQFADRLSGYFVPFIVIVSVLTLLVWLVIGFVNFHVVKEYFPGYDENIPKTDVIVRFAFQASITVLSIACPCSLGLATPTAVMVGTGVGAQNGILIKGGEPLEMAHKIGAVMFDKTGTITNGVPRVTRVLVLWERARLPLRKVLALVGTAEASSEHPLGMAVAKHCKEELETDALGSCKDFQSVPGCGISCKVSNIEEVLLEGDQDSCHTQVTLQGATTDESSLVGDTVSVSGASASPSYSVLIGNREWIRRNGLHIGADVDDAMSSHETKGQTAILVAIDGVLCAMLAIADTVKTESALAVHTLLSMGIEVVMITGDNRRTAKAIATQVGIRKVFAEVLPSHKVAKVQELQERGLRVAMVGDGVNDSPALARADVGIAIGTGTDVAIEAADVVLIRNDLLDVVACIELSKKTVRRIRINFVFALIYNLVGIPIAAVKLGCTVPLQVCFCPLAWSYSHGWVQQPWLLPLCLWSSLPCC, translated from the exons ATGTTTTCGCAAAATCCGATAAGTAGCCTTACTAAATATGTTTCGAAGCCGTCAGTCGTGGGACAGGTTGAGGTTTGTATGGTTGAATGTCAGTCGCCTTGCGCGGTTAGGACAGCTGTACCAGACGGACAAACCGCAGATCATGGGAGGGTAGCAAATCAGGCTGATCTGAAG GAGAAGATGTGTCCCTGTGAGGCCTGGTGTTCCCAGAAGCGGACCTATGAGAACCTGGCCTACGAGCCTGGGAGTCAGAGTGAGCTCTACCCCCAACCTAAGGCCCTCTCCCGGGCTGTTTTCCAGCTCTCTGGCCTCACCCCCAAGTCCTCCATCCAGGCCATCGAGAGCCACGTTGCTAGCCTGAAGGGAGTGGTGTCTGTCAACTTCTCTGTGGCCAGTGGCCTGGCTCAGGTGGACTATAACGCATCATCTGTCTCTACCAGGGAGTTATCTCTGGAGATCCAGGCCATGGGCTACGGCGTCGTGGATGTGGCTGGGGAAGAGGTGACTAAGATCGGGGAGACGGAGGCCACAGAGTCCCTGACGAGGATCGGGGTGAAGGGTATGACATGCCAGTCCTGTGTGCGCTCCATCGAGGGACGGATAGGGACTCTGCCTGGAGTTCTGCACATCAAGGTGTCTCTGAGCGATCAAGAGGCAGTAGTACGATTTCAGCCCCACACAGTGACATCTGAGGAGGTAAAGGAACAGATTGAGAACATGGGATTTGGTGCGACTCTTACGAACAAAGACACAAGTATAGATTGTGGGCAAGGGGAGACACATGCGTCATCCTCCATCTTGGATTCATTGACTCAGACGTCTGTCATTGGGATTGTAGGGATGACCTGTAATTCATGTGTCCAATCCATAGAGGGGAAGATCTCTGAGATGACTGGGGTGTGTTCTATAGCGGTGTCATTAAAGGAGGAACAGGGAACCGTCACCTTTGACCCCAGTCTGACTCAGCCAGAGGAATTAAGGGCAGCCATTGAAGACATGGGATTTGGTGCTTCACTCATAG AATCTGGTTCTGCAGAAACTCTACCAACCCTTCCCCTTCAAAGACCAAAGACTCCCCTTTCCCCCCACTCCCCCAGAATGGCTCACAGTAGCTCTGGCTCTACCAAGACTTCCATTAACGGTAGCTCTGGCTCTACCAAGACTTCCATTAACGGTAGCTCTGGCTCTACCAAGATGGCCACTGCCGGTGAGGAGGGGAAGGTTCAGAAGTGCTTCATCCGTGTGACAGGCATGACCTGTGCCTCCTGTGTGGCCAACATTGAGAGGAACTTAGTCAAACACAGAG gtgtcaTCTCAGTGCTGGTTGCCCTCATGGCTGGTAAGGCGGAGGTGAAGTATGACCCTGGTATTGTGGATGCCAAGCGGATAACACAGCTCATAGAGGGTCTAGGCTTCGGTGCCACACTGATAGAGGACAATGCTGTTATGGACGGGAAACTGGACCTCTCT GTAACTGGGATGACATGTGCGTCGTGTGTCCATAACATTGAGTCCAAACTCACTAGTACCAAAGGGATTCTAGAAGCCTCAGTTGCACTGGCAACTAACAAAGCCCAGATCAAGTTTGACCCAGAAGTGCTTGGAGCTCGTGACATCATCAGAATGATTGAG GGGCTAGGCTTTGGGGCGTCTCTAATGAAAGCTGAAGGCTTTGGGAACAACCTGGATCATGGGGAAGAGATTCAACA gtggaaGAACTCGTTCCTGTTCAGTCTGGTGTTTGGGGTGCCAGTGATGGGCTTGATGATCTACATGATGGTGATGGACAGTCAGCACGGGGAACACGGTGGCTCTATGCCCGGGGAGCAGAACCTTCTCCCAGGCCTCTCCCTCCTCAACCTGGCCTTCTTCCTGCTCTGTACACCTGTCCAG ATCTTTGGGGGTCGTTATTTCTACATCCAGGCGTACCGCTCGTTGAGACACCGCACGGCTAACATGGACGTCCTCATCGTCCTGGCAACCTCCATCGCCTACATCTACTCAGTTGTGGTCCTCATCGTGGCGATGGCAGAGAGAGCCAATCAGAGCCCTGTCACCTTCTTTGACACCCCGCCCATGCTCTTCGTCTTCATCGCCCTGGGCCGGTGGCTGGAGCACATAGCAAAG AGCAAGACATCTGAAGCATTGGCCAAGCTGATGTCACTGCAGGCTACTGATGCCACTGTGGTCACGTTAGGTCCTGACCACTCCATCCTCAG tgaggaGCAGGTGCCGGTGGAGCTGGTCCAGAGAGGAGACATAGTGAAGGTGGTGCCTGGGGGAAAGTTCCCTGTGGACGGGAAGGTGATCGAGGGAAGCTCCATGGCAGATGAGTCCCTCATCACAG GTGAGCCCATGCCTGTGAGTAAGAAGCGCGGCAGTTCAGTGATAGCTGGCTCCATCAACGCCCACGGATCTCTACTGGTGCAGGCCACCCACGTAGGAGCAGACACCACCCTCTGTCAGATAGTCAAACTAGTGGAGGAGGCACAGACATCCAAG GCTCCCATCCAGCAGTTTGCAGACAGACTGAGTGGCTACTTTGTACCCTTCATAGTCATTGTCTCAGTGCTAACACTGCTGGTCTGGCTGGTGATCGGCTTTGTCAACTTCCACGTTGTGAAGGAGTACTTTCCT GGTTACGATGAGAACATCCCCAAGACAGATGTTATTGTCCGCTTCGCCTTCCAGGCCTCCATCACAGTCCTGTCCATCGCCTGCCCCTGCTCTCTGGGCCTGGCGACCCCGACAGCTGTCATGGTGGGCACGGGGGTCGGAGCCCAGAACGGCATCCTCATCAAGGGAGGCGAACCGCTGGAGATGGCCCACAAG ATCGGTGCGGTGATGTTTGATAAGACGGGCACCATCACTAACGGCGTCCCGCGGGTGACGAGGGTGTTGGTGCTGTGGGAGAGGGCACGGCTGCCCCTGCGTAAGGTCCTGGCACTGGTGGGCACAGCGGAGGCCAGCAGTGAACACCCGCTGGGGATGGCTGTGGCCAAGCACTGCAAAGAG gagctggaaacagaTGCTCTGGGTTCCTGTAAGGACTTCCAGTCGGTGCCAGGCTGTGGGATCAGCTGTAAGGTGTCTAACATTGAGGAGGTACTGCTGGAGGGTGACCAGGACTCCTGTCATACCCAGGTCACACTGCAGGGGGCCACGACTGATGAGAGCAGCCTGGTCGGCGATACTGTGTCAGTGTCAG GTGCCTCTGCTAGCCCCTCCTATTCGGTCCTGATCGGGAACAGAGAGTGGATAAGGCGGAACGGGCTTCATATAGGAGCTGATGTGGATGACGCCATGTCCAGCCACGAGACCAAGGGGCAGACAGCCATCCTGGTAGCTATAGATG GTGTACTGTGTGCCATGCTGGCCATAGCagacacagtgaagacagagTCTGCCCTGGCTGTCCATACTTTACTCAGCATGGGGATAGAGGTGGTCATGATCACTGGGGACAACAGACGTACTGCTAAGGCTATAGCCACACAG gTGGGCATCAGGAAGGTATTTGCGGAGGTGCTGCCGTCCCACAAGGTGGCCAAGGtgcaggagctgcaggagagggGTCTGAGGGTGGCCATGGTGGGTGACGGGGTCAACGACTCGCCCGCCCTCGCCCGCGCCGACGTGGGCATCGCCATAGGGACGGGCACAGACGTGGCCATAGAGGCAGCTGACGTGGTGCTGATCAGG AATGATCTGTTAGACGTGGTGGCCTGTATTGAACTGTCCAAGAAGACTGTTCGGAGGATACGCATCAACTTTGTCTTCGCTCTCATTTACAACCTGGTAGGGATTCCCATCGCCGCAG taaagcTGGGTTGCACTGTACCTCTGCAGGTGTGTTTCTGCCCGCTGGCCTGGTCCTACAGCCATGGATGGGTTCAGCAGCCATGGCTGCTTCCTCTGTGTCTGTGGTCATCTCTTCCCTGCTGTTAA